The sequence GATGGCAAATATTAAACACCAAGCTGAGCTTACGACTCAAGAGCAGATCAAACAAGCCGTCATCGGCCGACCAATTAACTTTCATGGTCGGGGTGGAGAAGAGGCGAACAGACAAGCTGAAGATATACTGTCTCGCGCAGCTAAGCGTGCCGGTTTCTTTGATATCGCTTTTCAATTTGAGCCAGTAGCTGCAGGTCTTGATTACGAAAGCACCTTAACTGAAAACCAAACGGTATTGGTTGTGGATATTGGCGGTGGTACCACCGATTGTTCATTGTTAGAAATGGGACCAACTTGGTCTGGTAAAGCGGATCGTACCCAGAGTTTGCTCGCACACAGTGGACAAAGGGTAGGGGGCAATGACCTCGATATCTATCTTGCGTTCAAACAACTGATGTCACCTTTTGGTATGGGCAGCAAAGGCATTTCGGGTATCGATATGCCACTGACTCAATTCTGGAATCCAATTGCGATTAATAATGTTGAAGCTCAAAATAATTTCTATTCAAGAGAAAACCTAGCAGCATTGAAATTACTTCGTAAAGAAGCGTCAGAGCCTCAAAAGCTAGAACGTTTGATGAAGGTTTATCATGATACTTTAGGTTACGGCATTGTGCGCAGAGCGGAAGAAGCTAAGATCGCGCTGGCAGAATCCTCTCAATATCGTGCTGCGATTAATGTTGCCTCTGAATTGGTCGAGGTGGACATCTCAATCGAACAGATGGTTGAAGCGATTGAAACACCAAAGTCTAAGATGATTGAGTTGGTTAAAGAAGCGATTCAACAAGGCCAGAAAAAGCCAGACGTAATCTACATGACGGGTGGTTCAGCTCGTTCACCGATACTTCGTGAAGCTGTACAACAAGCTGTGCCGAACGTACCGATTGTGAGTGGTAATTACTTCGGTTCAGTAACTGCAGGTTTAGCTCGTTGGGCTGAGGTTTGCTTCAAATAAGAGTCCAATGATGAGTTATGAAGGGCAACCAGTCGCTGATTGGTTGCCCTTTTTTTGTTTTTTCTCTAATGAACTTTCTATTGAGTGATTTTTCCTAGCTCAAATTGGGATTTGTTTCACAAAGCTAAATATTTCAGTTGAGTTCTGAATGTTACGAAATATTTCAAAGCTAGAGTTTTACCTCTAAATGGTCTGATGAGTCATTTTGGAATTAGATTTTTAATGCTTTTTTAGTGATTATAAAATCAAAAACAATCATAGTATTTATCTAAAAGAATAAAAAGAATTCCCAGTGCATTTTCTGTTAAAGTTTTGTTTTAAAATGGTTTTTTGTTTTTTATGATGCGATTTTTTTTATTTTATATATTTTAATGCAACTTTCTTGTCATTCGTATATTAGGGTTTGGCTACTTGTTAAATGCAGGTAACAACTTCTCCGTAAGCACGAGGTTGTTAGTGAATAACTCACCCAGTTACATAATGGATATGACAATGAATAAGAAACTTTTAGCGCTAGCAATTTCTGGTGCAGTATTTGGTACACAGGCAGTTGCAGTAGAACTTTACAACGAAGACGGCACAACATTTTCAGTTGGTGGCCACGTTTCAGTTGCAGTTGGTGACGTAAACAGCGATGACCGTCAAAACAGCGATGACATCGGTGTAGAGTCTGTTTCTCCACGTATCAACTTCGGTGCAACTCACGAGCTTGGCAACGGCTTTACTGCTGACGCTAAAGGTGAATGGGCGCTAAACATGCTTGACGGTGGTGAAGAGTCATTCACAACTCGTCTTGGCTACGTTGGTCTTTCTCACGACGATTACGGTCGTGCAGCAGTAGGTACTCAATGGGCACCTTACTACAACGTTGCTGGCGTAGCAGATATGCCAATCGCATTCGCGAATGACTTCATCTACGAAGATCACGGTAACCTAGGTACTGGTCGTGGTGAAGAGATGGTGAGTTACGGCAACGCTATCGATTTCGGTAACGCGGGTTCTCTAAGCGCAGCTGTTGCATGGCAAGGTCGTAAGATTGATGATGTAACTACATACGGTAACCGTGGTCAAGTTGCATTGAACTACGCAATTGCTGGTTTCACTGCAAACTACGCGTACAACACAGGTGACGTAGACTACGTACTTGCTGGTTCACAAACTGCTGATTCACACGTAGTAAGTGCGACTTACGGTTCATACGGCGCTGAAGGTCTTTACCTTGCTGGTGTTTACGCAATGAACAACTACATGAACTCTGGTAACGGCCAAATTCTTGAAGAGTCAGTTGCAGTTGAATTACTAGCTTCTTACGCACTATCTAACAGCCTTAACCTAAGCGTTAACTACGAAGCTGTAGAAGACGACAAGATGAGCGAAACTGTGTACAGCACGACTGCTCTACAAGCTGAATACAACTTCACATCTCAGTTCGTAGGCTTCGCTGGTTACCAGTTTGACCTACAAGGTTCTGGCGTGTACAAAGAAAAAGCTGACGACCAATGGCTACTTGGTGCTCGTTACTACCTATAAGTCGAAGACTTATTTAGCATAGTGTTTACTCCTTAAGTTTACCTTTTAGGATACTGTCCTAGACACCATGCTAAGCCCTCTCAAGCCTTTTGGTTTGAGAGGGCTTCTTTCGTTCTATACGCACCTGTTTTAGCTTTTCCTTCATGTTCCCCTGCTATTCATTTTGTCTACGTAGCTATGATCTACGAAGCTATGGCTCTTGTCATCAGTTCTTATATGCTGCGATCTTCGGATAAAAGTATTTAAATCATTTAATTGAGCTAAAGATCAGAATTTAGATATTGGTAGCCATCTTGTCGAAGACTCTCATTTTATGATGCGTTAAACTCTGCACTCCAAAAAAATAGTTCAGGGATAAACTATGAGCAGTGTTGTCGATCAGGAACAGTTGATGAATTCGAAACGAACAGCAACCCCAACTAAGGTGCTGTGTGTTGGGCGTAACTATGTCGATCACATCGAAGAACTCAATAACGCAATCCCAGACTCAATGGTGGTTTTCCATAAACCGAGCACAAGTGTTACGTCATCTCTGTCTTCTTTTCATCAAGAAGCGCTGCACTACGAAGCAGAAATCTGTTTTATTGTTGAAAATAGCCAGTACTCCGCTGTGGGTTTAGGACTAGATCTCACCAAACGTGAATTACAAAGTAGCTTAAAAGCGAAAGGCCTACCTTGGGAGCGCGCCAAGGCGTTTGATGGTTCCGCTGTCTTGAGCCGTTTTGTACCCATTGATAACTTAGATCTCTCTGACTTAAATCTAGAGCTATTTATTAACTGTGTTCGCGTTCAAAAAGGGCATGTAGAGCAGATGCTTTACTCTCCACAAACTATTCTCGAAGAGTTATCTTCTTACACGACTTTGCTCGATGGTGATGTTGTAATGACAGGCACACCTAAAGGTGTTGGTGAGGTCCATCGAGGTGATATCTTCCTTGGCCGTCTAAAGTGTGGTGAAACGACATTGATTGAGATTGAGTGGGTAGCGAGTTAATTAATACTCTATTTTTAGTTAATAAATTGGTTTAAATGGTTAGAGTTAGTTTTTAATTCGTACAATTTGCCACCTTACAACTAATTGCATCTGGAAGGGTGTTGGTAATTGATATAAAATCCGCCTCCGTTTTTATCAATACTGAAACCCATGATCGACTTAGCCATCTTACCTGTTTACCTGACAGCCGTTGTTGCACTTCTTCTTTTACCTGGCCCTGATATGTTACTCATCGCGAGCTCAAGTATGAGTTATGGCCGCAAAGTCGGTGTGTTTGCAAGCCTAGGCAACGCGACTTCTGGAATCATTCTGACAGTGTTAGCAGCGATGGGTGTATCAGCGTTGATCGCAATGAGCCCAGTTGCTCTCAAAGCCCTTCATCTTTTAGGCGGAACCTACTTATTGAAAATGGGGTGGGATTGCCTTCGAACAGAGCAGGGTAACGCTCCTGAGTTAGGCGATAACTTTGCAGCAAAAGCCTATTACCAAAGAGCGCTAATCAGTAACCTGCTTAACCCTAAAGCGTTGGTTTTCTTTGTGATGTTCTTACCACAGTTTGTGTCGACGAATATTGAAGCGACTTCTGGTGAGCAGATGCTCGTTCTGGGTTTATTGTTGAATGTTCTCGGCTTAACGTTCAACTTTTTGTTGGTGGCTTTAGTGGGTACGATTGGTAAGTCTCTCGTAGAGAATGCTAAGTTTCGTACCTATCAACAGAAAGTCATGGGCGGAGTCTTCATCGTGTTGGCTATCTGGATGTTGTCCTCTTTCTTTACTTCGTAGACGAGTCAAACCAGACATCTTCTAGCGGTTAGCCGCTGAGACAAAAATGGACGCTTCGAGCGTCCATTTTTTATTTATAACCGTTACATGGTGAACACGCTAAATCGCTATGAGTTTAACTCTTTTTGGTGCTGTTCAATCAGTTTTTCCATGTACTGTTCGCCGCGAAAGCGAGTGTCTTCGTATGTTTCTGTCCCTTCGAACTTTGTTACCGTCTCATAATAAACCTTAACTTTTGGTTCTGTGCCTGAAGGTCGGACGATAATGCGTGTGCCATCTTCTAGGTGATAGATGAGAACATCACTTGAAGGCAGGTTAATCGCTTCAGTATTGCCACCAATGACGAAGCGTAAAGAAGACTGAAGATCTTCAATCACAGAGATAGCAACACCGTTTATTGCTTTAGGTTGTGCTGCTCTGAGTTTAGAACCAATCGATGGTGAATCTGGGTCAAGAGCAAGGCTTCGCTGCGCGTTGGTATGAACACCATGTTCAAATGAAATTTGAGCGAGAAGATCCCAAACCGTTCGACCTTGAGATTTCAACTCTTCAACCAATTGAGCAAACACGACGATAGCAGACAGCCCATCTTTGTCTCGTACCTGAGTGCCAATTGTGTAGCCTAACGCTTCTTCATAGGCGAACAAGAACTCGTTCTGATCATCTTCTAATTGCATGCCAATATTCGCCAACCATTTAAAGCCTGTCAGCGTTTGGAAATAAGTCGCACCATGGGATTTAGCCACTTTCTCTAGCAGGGTGGATGAGACGATGCTATTACCAACTAATTGGTTTTTGGTGTGCGGCTTTGACAACAAGTAGTGCGCGAACAACACCCCCACTTGGTCACCCGTGAGCATTTTATAGGAAGTATCTTCAGTTCTGACTGCAACGGCGAATCGGTCTGCATCTGGGTCATTGGCACAAGCAATGTCGGCATCGACACTTTTTGCTAAGTTAACCACCAGATCCATCGCGCCTTTTTCTTCCGGATTCGGGAAGTTCACGGTCGGGAAGTTACCATCGGGCTCTCTTTGCTCGGCGACGCTGAACACCTTATGGAAACCAGAATCATGAAGAAGATCCTCAGCCATTTGCGCGCCCACACCATGCATTGCAGTGTAGGTGATGGTGGTGTTCGCCGATTCAATATCTTTACTCACGTATGGGCTCTGATTGATCGCAGCTCGGTAGGTCTGATAATAACCTTCAGTTAACCATACCAACTTACCTTGTGTTTCAGCATCATTAAGGCTCATCAAAGGGATAGGCTTGGTTGATGCGATATCTATTTCAGCGGCAATGCCAGCATCATGCGGAGGAATGATTTGCGCGCCATTCTCCCAGTATACTTTGAAGCCATTGTATTCTGGCGGGTTATGGCTGGCCGTCACCACAACAGCCGCTGCGGCGTTGAAATGCTCAATACCAAAAGCAACGATAGGGGTTGCAGCGACATTCGAGGTTAAGTAAACCTTAATGCCTAAAGCCGTGAGTACGGAGGCAGTATCAACAGCGAACTGCTTTGAATCTAAACGGCCGTCATAGCCCACAACCACACCACGAATCTTGGCATTTGCAACGTGCTCTATTAAATAGTGACCAAGCCCTGTCGCGGTTTCTTGTATCACTAAGCGATTCATTCTATTTGGACCACATCCAACTTTGCCTCGAAGACCTGCTGTTCCGAACTCTAATCGTTGAGTAAAGCGGTCTTCAAGTTCGTCATGCATTCCTTCATCGATGAGGTGTTGAAGCTCTTCACGAGTTCTTGGGTCTGGGTCTCTCGCTAACCAATTCATTGCATCTTGCATAATCACTAAACCTTTTAATGTCTGTATGACTTAC is a genomic window of Vibrio crassostreae containing:
- a CDS encoding phospho-sugar mutase; its protein translation is MQDAMNWLARDPDPRTREELQHLIDEGMHDELEDRFTQRLEFGTAGLRGKVGCGPNRMNRLVIQETATGLGHYLIEHVANAKIRGVVVGYDGRLDSKQFAVDTASVLTALGIKVYLTSNVAATPIVAFGIEHFNAAAAVVVTASHNPPEYNGFKVYWENGAQIIPPHDAGIAAEIDIASTKPIPLMSLNDAETQGKLVWLTEGYYQTYRAAINQSPYVSKDIESANTTITYTAMHGVGAQMAEDLLHDSGFHKVFSVAEQREPDGNFPTVNFPNPEEKGAMDLVVNLAKSVDADIACANDPDADRFAVAVRTEDTSYKMLTGDQVGVLFAHYLLSKPHTKNQLVGNSIVSSTLLEKVAKSHGATYFQTLTGFKWLANIGMQLEDDQNEFLFAYEEALGYTIGTQVRDKDGLSAIVVFAQLVEELKSQGRTVWDLLAQISFEHGVHTNAQRSLALDPDSPSIGSKLRAAQPKAINGVAISVIEDLQSSLRFVIGGNTEAINLPSSDVLIYHLEDGTRIIVRPSGTEPKVKVYYETVTKFEGTETYEDTRFRGEQYMEKLIEQHQKELNS
- the yegD gene encoding molecular chaperone, which produces MFIGFDYGTANCSVAAMVNGEPSLLPLEGDNHYIPSTVFAPTRESVSEHLFRHLNIKPSDAVGEQVLRRAIALNREESIDLVPEDMAFGQAALDLYLEEPRDVYYVKSPKSFLGASGLHDVQVSFFEDLVCAMMANIKHQAELTTQEQIKQAVIGRPINFHGRGGEEANRQAEDILSRAAKRAGFFDIAFQFEPVAAGLDYESTLTENQTVLVVDIGGGTTDCSLLEMGPTWSGKADRTQSLLAHSGQRVGGNDLDIYLAFKQLMSPFGMGSKGISGIDMPLTQFWNPIAINNVEAQNNFYSRENLAALKLLRKEASEPQKLERLMKVYHDTLGYGIVRRAEEAKIALAESSQYRAAINVASELVEVDISIEQMVEAIETPKSKMIELVKEAIQQGQKKPDVIYMTGGSARSPILREAVQQAVPNVPIVSGNYFGSVTAGLARWAEVCFK
- a CDS encoding LysE family translocator, encoding MIDLAILPVYLTAVVALLLLPGPDMLLIASSSMSYGRKVGVFASLGNATSGIILTVLAAMGVSALIAMSPVALKALHLLGGTYLLKMGWDCLRTEQGNAPELGDNFAAKAYYQRALISNLLNPKALVFFVMFLPQFVSTNIEATSGEQMLVLGLLLNVLGLTFNFLLVALVGTIGKSLVENAKFRTYQQKVMGGVFIVLAIWMLSSFFTS
- a CDS encoding porin, producing the protein MNKKLLALAISGAVFGTQAVAVELYNEDGTTFSVGGHVSVAVGDVNSDDRQNSDDIGVESVSPRINFGATHELGNGFTADAKGEWALNMLDGGEESFTTRLGYVGLSHDDYGRAAVGTQWAPYYNVAGVADMPIAFANDFIYEDHGNLGTGRGEEMVSYGNAIDFGNAGSLSAAVAWQGRKIDDVTTYGNRGQVALNYAIAGFTANYAYNTGDVDYVLAGSQTADSHVVSATYGSYGAEGLYLAGVYAMNNYMNSGNGQILEESVAVELLASYALSNSLNLSVNYEAVEDDKMSETVYSTTALQAEYNFTSQFVGFAGYQFDLQGSGVYKEKADDQWLLGARYYL
- a CDS encoding fumarylacetoacetate hydrolase family protein yields the protein MSSVVDQEQLMNSKRTATPTKVLCVGRNYVDHIEELNNAIPDSMVVFHKPSTSVTSSLSSFHQEALHYEAEICFIVENSQYSAVGLGLDLTKRELQSSLKAKGLPWERAKAFDGSAVLSRFVPIDNLDLSDLNLELFINCVRVQKGHVEQMLYSPQTILEELSSYTTLLDGDVVMTGTPKGVGEVHRGDIFLGRLKCGETTLIEIEWVAS